The genomic interval TCGAATGCACGTAGCTGGGGCCGGATACGTCCAGTTCGTGCGCCAGGAATGCCGCGGGCGAACCCATCTCCTGCTGCCCATAGTGGAAGCCTTCCGGCAGCTCGCCGCCGGCCTCATGCGCGGCGATCGCGCTTTCGGTGGCACCCACACCGAGGTGCTGGTGCCGACGATGACGCCGACCCGGTCGCTGCCATAGCGCGCGATTGCCGCATCGACCGCTGGACGGATCTGCGCCAGCGCGGCCAGCGCCAGCGCGTTGTTCCGGCTGCGCATGGGCAGCGGCAGGTGGCCGAGGCCCGGCAGGTCCATCTCGACCTGGCCCAGCGGCAGCACGCGGCCCGGCGAGCAGGCGCTTGATAAGCGCAAGCCGGTCTGCGCGTCCTCAAACAGGCGGCGGCGGATCGTCTCGCGGTCGCCGCCGAGCGCGCAGACCAGTGCGCAGTCGTTCAGGTACGGCATCGTCAGTCTCCCGCCGACTCGATGGTCAGCCGGTATTTGTAGCGCAGGTTGTCGAGCACCGCCTTGCCCTTCCAGCGCGGCATGCCGCTGTAGTCGATGGTGGCGACGACTTCGCCCTCGCGGCGCAGCGTGCGGCGCAGGCCCCGGTCCTCGATCTGCCAACCGGCAGGCAGGGCACGGGCGATGTCCGCCGCCGGCCACAGGGTCAGCTGCACGTCTTCCAGCACGTCGGCGGCGCGTACCTGCGAAGGCAGCATCGGATGGCGCCATTCGGTGAGTTCCTTGCCGTCGAACTCCAGGCTCAGCACGCGCATGCCGAGCGCCAGGCCCACCAGCGTGAGCTTGTTCGCGTCCACTTCCGGGGCAGCGTCGAGGTCGTTGTTGCTGCTGCCGCGCTGCACGGTCAGGTGCTGCTGCACGCTGATGGTTTCGCCCAGCGCGGCCGGGGCCAGGCGCAGGCCGAGGCGCGCGGGAACGTCTTCCTTGGTGGCGCAGCCGCACAGCGCAAGCGCTGCCAGCGGCGGCGGCGCCGCCTTTCTTAAGCCAGGACAGGCGAAGCATTCGGTTCTTCCTTGGTAACGATGAAGCACGGGGCGCCCAGCCAGACCAGCGCGGTCCCGGTCAGCATGGTCAGGCCGAAAGCCTGCAGCGCCGGGGTGCCGGAGGAACCGAGCAGCCCGAACGAAAGGATGGTGCTGGCAGCCGACAGGCCGACGGCGAGCCAGGGCGCATCGCTGCCGCGCTCGTGCTCTTCCTGCATGAAGATGCCGTAGTCGACGCCGACGCCCAGCAACAGCATCAGGGCCAGCACGTGGAACAGCTGCAGGCTGTGGCCGGTGAAGCCGAGCAGCGCCAGCGTCAGCGCGCTGGCCGCCGCGGTCGGCGCGAGCACGCGCCAGGTGCGGCCGCGGTAGCGCGGGAACAGCACCGGGAACACGACCACGTAGGCGCCGAGCACGACCCAGCCCATGTAGGCGCGGTAGCGTCCCAGCACCGAGGAGATGCCGCCGACCTTGTCGACCCACTGCACGCCGCTCAAGCCTTCGGCCGCCTGTCCCAGCACGGGGATCGACGGGTAGCGCATGCCGCGCAGCGCGACGATACTGGCATACACGCCTTCGGTCTTGCCCAGCCAGAGGTGGCGCCACGGCTCGCTGGCCGAGGTGCGCATGAAGGCTTCCAGCTCCAGCGGCGCCGCGTTCGCGCGCAGGTGGGCGGCGGTGACCGCGGCCCAGCCGGCGTCCTCGCCGATCTCGCCTGCCAGCATCGACAGCGGGCCATCCTTTGCCAGTAGCCTGGCGTCGATGAGGGCCAGGCGCTCGGCCTGGGTGCGCGCGGACGGCACCCAGTTCGACAGCGCCTGGTAGCCGGCGATATGCTTCTGCGCGATCAGCGGATCCAGGCGGCGCTTCAAGGCCTCTTCGCGCTGCAGCACTTCCTCGCTCGTCGCGCCGCGCACCAGGTAATACTGGACCGGGCTCGGGGCGTCGAGGAGTTTGCTCAGCTTGATCTGGTCGCGCACCAGCTGCGGCGGCGAGGACTGCAGCGAGCGGATGTCGTCGTTGACGGTAAGGCGTGAGCAGCCCAGCACGGTCACGCCGCCAAGTACCGCCACCAGCACCAGCGTCAAGGGCTGGTTTGTGAGGCGCGGCCAGCGCGCCACCAGGCTCTTGTAGCCACGGGCGATCGGGCCGGCTTTCAGGGTCTGCGCGCCGATCAGGGCCGGGAACCAGCAGACCACGGTCAGCCAGGCGAACACCAGGCCCGGGGCCGAGAACACGGCCATGTGGCGCAGGCCCGGGAAGGGCGTGAGTGCCAGGCCCATGTAGCCGATCACGGCGGCCAGCAACGTAAACCCGAGGCCCGGCAGCAGGCGGCGCAGCAGCTGGGCCGAATCCATCTGCGGGTCGGCGCGCAGGCGGTTGCACAGGAAGTAGATGCCGTAATCCTGGGCGACGCCGATCAGGCTGGCGCCGAAGACGAGGGTCAGCAGGTGGATGCGGCCGAACAGCAGCCAGCAGACCGACAGCGCGCCGAGGAAACCGATGGCGATCGCCAGCACGATCAGGCCGATCGGCTTGAAGGTGCGGAAGGTCAGCCAGGTCAGCAGGATAATGCCGATCATCGAACCGACGCCGATGGTGTGCACCTCGCGGCTGGCCTGCTGGCCGGCGGCGGCCGCGTGCAGCACGACGCCGGCCTGGATCACTTCGGCCGATGGCACGGAAGCACGCGCGGCATTCGAAGCCTGGGCCAGCAGCGGCAGCACGGCGTTCTGGGCGCCGAGCGAGAACGCCGATTTTTTCAGGGTATAGGTCAGCAGCACGTACTGGCGGCCCTCGCCTGCCACGAACAGCCGGCCGTCGCGCGGACGCACCGGGGTCTCGCCCGCGCGCTCCTGCACCCAGCCGGCGAACATGCCGAAGGGGTCGTCGCGGAAGGCGCCGAGTTTCGGGCCCGAGAAGGCGCTGTACAGCCGTGCCGGGGGGCCGAGTCGACCCAGAAGCGCGGGGACTCTTTACGCAGCTGGCGTTCCTGCTCCGCGCCCAGCAGCAGGCTGCCGTGGCGCTGCAGGCCGGCCAGCCAGCCGGCCTGGGCGTCGTCGCCCATGGCGTCGAAACTCAGGATCGCGCCGTGCGGCGACAGCACCGCGCGGTAGGCATCGGCCGCACGGCCTGCCTCGTCCCATTCCTTCGCGCCGACCAGCACCACCACGCGCTGTTGGGCACTGTCGACCATGTGGGTGAAGGACTGCTGCAGGACCGGGTCGCGCTCTTCGCTCGGCAGCAGGGCCAGGATGTCGGTGTCGGGCGCCAGGCCCTTGCCGAACCATAGCCAGGCGTTGTGCCCGACCAGCAGGCACACGACCAGTGCCCACAGGAGGGCCAGGCGTCGTTGCGCGTTCACAGCAGCGCCGCCTCTTCAGGCAAGAGCGCGGCCGGGCCGGTCTTGATGTCTTCGAACCTGATATCGGTCTTGTCGCCGCTTTCCTCAAGCATGTGGATGGTGCGCACATAGGCGCCACCGTCGAGCGAAATGGCGCCGATGGCACGGGCCAGCGCGGCGCTTTTCGCTTTCAGGGCGACCTTCCAGCCACCCTCGGCGACGGAACCGTCGACCTCGAACAGGGTTTCCAGCTGGCCGAGGTCGCCGGCCAGCAGCGAGAACAGCACGCCGTTGATCATGCGCACCGTCGGCTCCTGGCTGGCGTCCAGGCGCATGGCCACGCGTTCGCCCTGCATGTGGACGATTTCGTCGCGCTTCAGGCGCAGCGTGTTCGGGAAGGGTTTCAGGGTACGCCACAGCACGCCCTTGCCGGCCACGACGCAGAAGCGCCCGGTCGAGACCAGCGGCCTCTTCATGCCGGCCAGCTGCTTGGTCTGCTCGAAGCGGCCGCACAGCTGCTCGGGCTTGGCAAGCATGGACTGGATTTTCGCGATCGGCGCAGCGGCGGGGGCGGCGGCCTGCGCCGACGCGCAGGCGCCCGCGAACGCGAACGCGGTGGTCAGGCTGACAAGGATACGTTTCATGGTGCTTGCACTCCCAGCTTCTCGAAGAGGATGGACGGCGAGACGAAGCACATCTCGCCGGTGGTGGCGTCGACCGCGACCTGGGTCGTGCTGGCGCGGTTCAGGCGCTTGCCCGTTGCCAGGTCGCTGATCAGGTAGTCGATGCGCAGGCGGTTCTCCCACTCGACGATCTCGGCGCGCAGCAGCAGGCGCTGGCCGAAGACGGCCGCACCCGCGTAGCGCAGGTTCATGTCGATGATCGGCCACATGTAACCCGAGTCGCGCATCTCCTCGTAGTTGTAGCCGATCTTGTCGAGGAGCGCGCAGCGCGCCACCTCGAGGTATTTCACGTAATTGCCGTGCCAGACGATCTGCATCGGATCGAGATCGAAGAACTGCACCTGCATCTCGGTCTCGGCAAACCAGCGCGCCGGCGATTTCGTCTTGCTACCAAGCTTAGGCATACAGGCTCCAGGCCTGGTCGCGGATGCGGCCAAGCAGGTGGTGCAGCTCGGTGTCGAGGCGGCGGTCCTCGCGCACCGGCGCGATGTCCTCACCCAGCAGGTCGAGCATGCGCGCCAGCGGCGCCGGCAGCGCGCGCGAGGAATCCACGCGCAGGCGCAGCCACACGCCCTGGCGCACCGTGATGAGCAAGGCAGCGGCCACCTGCTCCACCAGCTCCATCACGCGCAGGCAATCGCGCGCGGCGATCGTGCCCATGCTGACCTTGTCCTGGTTGTGGCATTCGGTCGAACGGGAGAACACCGAGGCCGGCATCGTCAGCTTCAGCGCTTCCGCGGTCCAGGCCGAGGAGCTGATCTGCAGGGCTTTCAGGCCGTGGTTGATCGCGGCGCGCTCGCCCTCGCCGCCGGACAGGTTCGCCGGCAGGCCGTTATTGTAGCGTGCGTCGACCAGCAGCGCCATCTGGCGGTCCAGCAGGTCGGCCAGGTTGGCCACCGCGTTTTTCATGCTGTCCATCGCGAAGGCGATGTGGCCGCCGTAGAAGTGGCCGCCGTGCAGTACGCGTTCGCCTTCGCCGTCGATGATCGGGTTGTCGTTGGCGCTGTTGAGTTCATTTTCGATCGACTGGCGGAAGAACGGCAGCGCGTCGGTCAGCACGCCGATCACGTGCGGCGCGCAGCGGATCGAGTAGCGGTCCTGCAGGCGCTTGCCGTTGCGTTCCAGCTGGCCTGCGTACTCGAGGTCTTCGCGTAGCCAGCCCGCCACGTTCTGCATGCCGGCGTGCGGCTTGACCGAGAACAGGGTCTCGTCGAAGTGGTGGTCGTTGCCGTCCAGCGCGAACGAAGCCAGCGCGGTGATGCGGGTGGTCAGGCGCGACAGGTAGTCGGCGCGGTCCCAGGCCAGGCAGGCCAGGCCCGTCATGACGGCGGTGCCGTTCATGATCGCCAGGCCCTCTTTCGGGCGCAGGCGAAGGGGCACGATTCCAGCTTCAGCCAGCGCCTGCGCAGCAGGCATTTCGACGCCGTCCTTCAACACTTCGCGCTCGCCGCAGAGCACGGCCGCGAGATGGGACAGCGGGGTCAGGTCGCCGCTGGCGCCGACCGAGCCTTCGCTCGGGATCATCGGCAGGATGCCGGCGTCGAACAGGCGCACGATCTGCTCGAGCAGGCCGACGCTGACGCCGGAAAAACCTTTCGAGAGCGAAGCCAGGCGCGCGCCCATCACCGCACGCGTCTGCGCCGGGGTGAGGAAGGCGCCCAGGCCGACGCCGTGGTAGGTGTACAGGTGGTGCGGCAGTTCCGACACCAGCGACAGCGGCACGTCCACGGTGCAGGAGTCGCCATAGCCGGTGGTCACGCCGTAGATGGCGCCGTCTTCGCGCAGCAGGCGGTCGAGGAAGTCGGCGCCGCGCTGGACCATCGCACGGTAGGAGGGATCCATCGACAGCTCGGGACGGGCGCTGCCGCGTGCGATGTCGACGATGTCCTCGAGCGCCAGGCGCTCGCGGTCGAAGCGCACGGTGCGCTGGGTAGGGGTCAGGTCAGTGAGCTGCATTGGAATGTTCCGAATGAGGGTGATGCCAGAAATCGTAGAAGTTGAACCAGTCCAGCGGGGCGCGTCTGGCATGGTGCTCGAGGCGCGCCGCGTAGTCCTGCGCGAGTTCCGCCAGTGCTTCGTCGCGTCCGCGCCGCGGCAGGACAACCCGCTCGCGCAAACACTCGAAGTGAATCTCATGACGGTCGCCCTGGCGGATGGCGAACATCGTGTACAGCGGGCAGCCCAGCACCGAGGCCAGCACATACGGACCGACCGGGAAGGCGGCGCTCTGCCCGAGGAAAGGGGCCATCGCCACGCGCGGGTTCGGCGACACCGGCACACGGTCGGCGGCCATGACGACGAATTCGCCGCGCTCGATGCGCTCGGACAGCGCCATGGCGGTGGCCGGGGTCATCTCGGTCACCTGCATCAGGTTCATCTGGCTGCGCGGGTCGAGTTTGGCCAGCATGTCGTTGAAGGCTTCGGCATGGCGCGTGTGCACCAGCACCGTGATTTTCAAGCCGGGCGTATCCATCGACATCGCGCGGGAGAGGTCGAAGTTGCCCAGGTGAGAGCACACCAGCAGCGCACCGCGGCCTTCGCGGATGCGCGCGTACAGCGGCTCGACGCCATGCAGGCTGACGCGGCTGCAATCGAACAGGCCGCCCCAGAGCAGCATCTTGTCGAGGATGGTCTCGGCGAAGGAGGCGAAGTGGCGCAGCACGCCGAACAGGCCGGCAGGCGCGCCGACGCGGCGCAGGTAGTCGCTCGACACGCGGCGCGCGCGCGGCTGGGTTGCGACGTACCACAGCAAGACCGGGTACAGCACCACGCGGAAAGGCCAGCGCCCGAACACGCGGCAGACCCAGAACAGCAGGCGCATGCCGGCCACGAAGCTCGCCTCGTTGATGGCGGCCCAGTGGCGCTTGTCGCCGGTGCTGCCCGCCGCGCTGGCAGCACCCGTGGAATTTACTGCCACTTGCGCACCACCAGTTTCGGAATACGCGGCAGCATGCCGAAAAACAGGGCGACGTGCATGCGCGTGATGAGCACGTTGTCGGTCCAGGCCTTGAAGTGCGAGACGCCGTCTTCCGGATAGCCGACCTTGGTCGGCAGGTTCACGACCGACACGCCATCCCAGTACAGGCGCACCAGGATCTCGATATCGAAGTTCATGCG from Massilia sp. Se16.2.3 carries:
- the hutH gene encoding histidine ammonia-lyase, giving the protein MQLTDLTPTQRTVRFDRERLALEDIVDIARGSARPELSMDPSYRAMVQRGADFLDRLLREDGAIYGVTTGYGDSCTVDVPLSLVSELPHHLYTYHGVGLGAFLTPAQTRAVMGARLASLSKGFSGVSVGLLEQIVRLFDAGILPMIPSEGSVGASGDLTPLSHLAAVLCGEREVLKDGVEMPAAQALAEAGIVPLRLRPKEGLAIMNGTAVMTGLACLAWDRADYLSRLTTRITALASFALDGNDHHFDETLFSVKPHAGMQNVAGWLREDLEYAGQLERNGKRLQDRYSIRCAPHVIGVLTDALPFFRQSIENELNSANDNPIIDGEGERVLHGGHFYGGHIAFAMDSMKNAVANLADLLDRQMALLVDARYNNGLPANLSGGEGERAAINHGLKALQISSSAWTAEALKLTMPASVFSRSTECHNQDKVSMGTIAARDCLRVMELVEQVAAALLITVRQGVWLRLRVDSSRALPAPLARMLDLLGEDIAPVREDRRLDTELHHLLGRIRDQAWSLYA
- a CDS encoding acyltransferase — translated: MRLLFWVCRVFGRWPFRVVLYPVLLWYVATQPRARRVSSDYLRRVGAPAGLFGVLRHFASFAETILDKMLLWGGLFDCSRVSLHGVEPLYARIREGRGALLVCSHLGNFDLSRAMSMDTPGLKITVLVHTRHAEAFNDMLAKLDPRSQMNLMQVTEMTPATAMALSERIERGEFVVMAADRVPVSPNPRVAMAPFLGQSAAFPVGPYVLASVLGCPLYTMFAIRQGDRHEIHFECLRERVVLPRRGRDEALAELAQDYAARLEHHARRAPLDWFNFYDFWHHPHSEHSNAAH
- a CDS encoding DUF3261 domain-containing protein yields the protein MLHRYQGRTECFACPGLRKAAPPPLAALALCGCATKEDVPARLGLRLAPAALGETISVQQHLTVQRGSSNNDLDAAPEVDANKLTLVGLALGMRVLSLEFDGKELTEWRHPMLPSQVRAADVLEDVQLTLWPAADIARALPAGWQIEDRGLRRTLRREGEVVATIDYSGMPRWKGKAVLDNLRYKYRLTIESAGD
- a CDS encoding thioesterase family protein → MPKLGSKTKSPARWFAETEMQVQFFDLDPMQIVWHGNYVKYLEVARCALLDKIGYNYEEMRDSGYMWPIIDMNLRYAGAAVFGQRLLLRAEIVEWENRLRIDYLISDLATGKRLNRASTTQVAVDATTGEMCFVSPSILFEKLGVQAP
- a CDS encoding outer membrane lipoprotein carrier protein LolA, producing the protein MKRILVSLTTAFAFAGACASAQAAAPAAAPIAKIQSMLAKPEQLCGRFEQTKQLAGMKRPLVSTGRFCVVAGKGVLWRTLKPFPNTLRLKRDEIVHMQGERVAMRLDASQEPTVRMINGVLFSLLAGDLGQLETLFEVDGSVAEGGWKVALKAKSAALARAIGAISLDGGAYVRTIHMLEESGDKTDIRFEDIKTGPAALLPEEAALL
- a CDS encoding MMPL family transporter — encoded protein: MFAGWVQERAGETPVRPRDGRLFVAGEGRQYVLLTYTLKKSAFSLGAQNAVLPLLAQASNAARASVPSAEVIQAGVVLHAAAAGQQASREVHTIGVGSMIGIILLTWLTFRTFKPIGLIVLAIAIGFLGALSVCWLLFGRIHLLTLVFGASLIGVAQDYGIYFLCNRLRADPQMDSAQLLRRLLPGLGFTLLAAVIGYMGLALTPFPGLRHMAVFSAPGLVFAWLTVVCWFPALIGAQTLKAGPIARGYKSLVARWPRLTNQPLTLVLVAVLGGVTVLGCSRLTVNDDIRSLQSSPPQLVRDQIKLSKLLDAPSPVQYYLVRGATSEEVLQREEALKRRLDPLIAQKHIAGYQALSNWVPSARTQAERLALIDARLLAKDGPLSMLAGEIGEDAGWAAVTAAHLRANAAPLELEAFMRTSASEPWRHLWLGKTEGVYASIVALRGMRYPSIPVLGQAAEGLSGVQWVDKVGGISSVLGRYRAYMGWVVLGAYVVVFPVLFPRYRGRTWRVLAPTAAASALTLALLGFTGHSLQLFHVLALMLLLGVGVDYGIFMQEEHERGSDAPWLAVGLSAASTILSFGLLGSSGTPALQAFGLTMLTGTALVWLGAPCFIVTKEEPNASPVLA